GACGAGGGAGTCGAACCCCCACATACAGAGTCAGAGTCTGCTGTCCTACCATTAGACGAGTCCCCAATAGGGCCCTCGCGGGCCTTGGAAAAAGATTAGCGCTTGGAGTACTGCGGACGCTTGCGCGCCTTGTGCAGGCCAACCTTTTTGCGTTCGACCATGCGCGCGTCGCGGGTCAGGTAGCCGGACTGGCGCATGGGCGGGCGCAGGTCTTCATTGAACAGCGACAGGGCGCGGGCGATACCGTGACGTATGGCACCGGCCTGGCCGGTGATGCCGCCGCCGGTGACGCTGATCTTGAGGTCTACCTTGTCGAGCATCTCGACCTTTTCCAGGGGTTGACGCACGACCATGCGCGCGGTTTCGCGGCCGAAGAACTCTTCCAGGCTGCGGTTATTGATGGTGATGGCACCCTTGCCAGGGCTCAGGTAAACCCGAGCGGTGGAGGTCTTGCGGCGACCGGTGCAGTTGATTACTTCCGCCATGATGCTTTTCTTTCCCGTGGATTCAGATTTCGAGAGGTTTCGGCTGTTGTGCCTGGTGTTTATGTTCGCCCCCGGCATAGACCTTGAGCTTGTCCAGCATGGCGCGGCCCAGGGGGTTACGCGGCATCATGCCCTTGACCGCCTGCTGAATGACGCGCTCCGGCGCCTTGGCCAGCAGGCCTTCAAGATTGATCGATTTGAGGTTGCCGATGTAGCCGGTATGACGGTGATACATCTTGTCTTGCAGCTTGTTGCCGGTGACGGCAATCTTTTCCGCATTGACGATGATAATGTAGTCGCCGGTATCCACATGCGGGGTGTATTCCGGCTTGTGCTTGCCACGCAGGCGGCGTGCCACTTCACTGGCCAGGCGGCCAAGGGTCTTGCCGGAGGCGTCGATCAGGTACCAGTCACGACGCACGTCGGCCGGTTTTGTGCTTACAGTAGTCATTGAATGCTGCCCCATAGCAACTGGATTGGGTTTACCCCGAAAAAGACGGCGCAATATACAGCCCCAAAGGCGGCAAATCAAGCACCGATTATGAATTTACTCTCAGCCAGCGGGAATCCGCAGGCGCTGCACCGGCTGACCCTTGAGCAGGTGGCTTTGCAGGATCTCATCCAGGTCTTCCTGATCCACGTAACTGTACCAGATGCCCTCGGGATAGACCGCGATGACCGGGCCCTGATCGCAACGACCCATGCAGCCGGCGCTGTTGATGCGCACCCCACCCTCCTGGTGGATACCGGCCTCCTTACAGCGTTGTTTCAGGTAATTGCGGGCGTCCCGGGCGTTGTGACGGGCGCAGCAGGCGCTGCCGTCTTGCCGGTCGTTGGTGCAGAAAAACAGGTGATAACGGTAGAACATTTCCCCTCCGCTTGCTTACGGGTTGATGGCGCTGTACCCAACCAAGGTCTTTTCAGCACCGGCCCCTGGGCTGGTAAACTGCATCCTTGCCCGCAACCGACCCGACAACAGTGACCCAGCCCGCCCCGACAGAACCGACCTTGGACCGACAACGCCTGCTGCAACAGGCAGATCGCTGCGTCAAGTGCGGTCTCTGCCTGGCGGTCTGCCCGACCTATGCCCTGCTGCAGAACGAGGCGGACTCGCCCCGTGGCCGCATCGCCCTGATTCAGGGCCTGCTGGAGGGCCAGTTAGCGCACGGCGAACGGCTGGAGCAACACCTGCGCGGCTGCCTGCATTGCCGTAATTGTCAGAGCGCCTGTCCCTCGGGGGTAGAGTATAACCTGATCATCGACTCAGGCCTTGGGCTAATGCCGCCACCCTCGCCATTTCGGCTTGATCAGCTCAGCCGCTGGTCGCAACGGCCCTGGCTGCAGGGCCTGTTGCGCCTGCTCAATCCCCTGCCCCTGCGCGGCCTGGCACGGGGTCTGAGCTGGGGCAGCTGGCGGCGTTCGCTACAGCTGCTGCCCCAGGTGCAGCGGCCAGTCCCTGCCCGTGATCGGCCCGGCGCGGGGCCGGCCTTGTTTCTCGGCTGCATCGGCCAGATCAATGACAGCCCGGCGCAGCGGGCCTTTATCCAGGTCTGCGCGGCGCTGGACATCCCCCTGCGCATTCCCGCCGGCCAGGCCTGCTGTGGCGCCCTGCACCGCCATCAGGGGCTGGTACAGCGCACCCAGCCGATGCAGGCGGCCAATGCCCAGGCCTTTGCCGGGGCCGAGCGCCTGATCAGCCTGAGCAGCGGTTGCGCCGCCGAATTGCAGCAGCAGTTTGGCCAGCGGGTTGAAGACCCCAGCGCCTTTCTGCAGCGCCAGAGTTGGCCTGCGGGGCGGTTGCGGCCATTGAACGCCAAGGTGGCGCTGCACAGCCCCTGTTCCCTGCGCAATGTGCTGGATACGGCGGAATCGGTCCGGCAGTTGCTGGGGCGCATCCCCCAGCTGCGCCTGGAGGCGCTGGCTAACGGCCACGGCTGCTGCGGCGGGGCCGGTCTGCAGCTCCTGAAACAGGACGGATTGGGCGAGCGGCTGGCGCAGCCCCTGCTCGATCAGCTGGAGCAGATGCGGCCGGATATACTGGTCACCTCCAGCAGCGGCTGCGCCCTGCAACTGCGTCAGGCCCAGGCCCAGCGCGGGCTGAACCTGGAGGTGATCCACCCGGTCGAACTCATCGCTCGGCAGTTACTGTGAAACATCCGTGGCAAATTTCGAGTCCCGAGTCCCGAGCCCCGAGTCCCGGCGCCGCCAACAGATGTTTCAGGTTCCGGGGTGGCGCTGTCCGCCCATGTCCGTTGGGTTGAGTATCGGGACTCGGCACCTGACCCATTGGGACGCAGAGGACGCAGAAAAGAATGAATTACGGTGAAACAACTTTGGGACTTGCCTCTCATCCTGGGAGCTCCGAACGCTGGCTCGGAGGTGCAAAGCAATGGCCTGCAGGGCAGACACTCTCATGCTTTGCAGCGCCTCCCCGGATTCCGCCCTTCGGCAGGCCCTTCGGCAGGCTCAGGACATCGCTCAGGACATCGCTCAGGACATCGCTCAGGACATCGCTTCGCTGCATCCGGGCTACGGGGTCGCCGAGTCCCGAAGCGGCCAAGAATTGTTTCATATTCCGGGGTGCCCACACCTAGCGCAGATAGGCGTGGGCCGCTCCATGATCGTTAGGTTCAAACTTGGAGTAATGCCATGCCCCTATCCCACCTGACCCCGGCCGACCGGCTGGTTGTTTCGTTTGATAATGCCCTGCGCACCCTGTTTGGCAAGCCTCGGGGCAGCGGTCGGGCGAGCCCGGCGGCGGGCCTGGAAGAGGCGGAGCTGAACCCGGCGCAACGGCGTCATGTAGGCCGTTTGATGCGCATCAATCACAGTGGCGAGGTCTGCGCCCAAGCCCTGTATCAGGGTCAGGCCGCCACCGCCCGGCGATCCCGGCTGCGGCAGGGCATGGCGCAGGCGGCGCTGGAGGAGAACGACCACCTGGCCTGGTGTGAACGCCGACTACAGGAGCTGGATCAGCGCAAAAGCCTGCTCAATCCCCTCTGGTTCGCCGGTTCCTTTGCCCTGGGTGCCGCCGCCGGCCTGGCCGGGGACAGGTGGAGCCTGGGCTTTGTCGCCGAGACAGAGAAACAGGTCAGCGCCCACCTGGACGACCACCTGCGCCAGCTACCACCGCAGGACCGCAAGGACCGCGCCATTATCCAGCAGATGCGCGAGGATGAAATGCAACACGCCAGCCACGCCCTGGAGGCCGGCGGCACCAAGCTGCCCCTGCCGATCCGCCTGGGCATGAAGGCGGCATCACGGCTAATGACGCGCACCAGCTACCACGTCTGACCTAACGGACATGGAACGGGCAGCGCCACCCCGGAGCATGAAACATCCCCTAGTCGATGGGACGCAAAGGACGCAGAGAAGCATGAGGAAGAAGTAGCCCGGATGGAGTGAAACGGAATCCGGGGTTGCCGTTGGACATGGCTACCCCATTGCCCCTCCGAGCCAGCGCTCGGAGCTCCCAGATTGACAGGCGGCCATGTTGTTTCACAGTAACGGGCATGGGGCGGACAGCGATACCCCGGAACATGAAACCTAATCATTCTGAGCTGTCTCCACCAGCTCAAAGCTGTGACTCACCTGGGCCACCTGGCCGATCATGATGGAGGCGGAGCAGAACTTCTCGGCGCTGAGCCGCACCGCCCGCTCCACCGCCTTTTCCGTCAGCCCCGGCCCGCCGACGCGAAAGTGCATGTTGATCTGGGTGAATACCTTGGGATCGGTCTCGGCACGCTCGGCGCTCAGTTCCACCTCGCACAGGCTCACCTCATGCCGTCCCTTGCGCAGGATGTGTACCACGTCGAACTCAGAGCAGCCGCCCATGCCCAGCAGCAGCAGCTCCATCGGTCGCACCCCCAGATTGCGCCCGCCAAACTCCTCCGGTCCATCCATCACCAGGGCGTGACCACTGCCCGACTCGCCCAGCATCAGCGCCCCTTCGACCCACTTGACTCTTGCCTTCATCGTCTAAAAACCTCATTAAAACAACCAAATAATTCACATCACCAAGGATCTGGAAAATAGGGATATACTCTCTACCAGAACACTGGCCTCCAGCCTCCATCAGGCACGACCCGTCCATTGAGCAACCCGTAACGGACCATGCAGCAATGACAACATACAGTACCGCCAAATCCCAGCCCGAGTATCTCTCCCGCCTGCTGACCTTTTGCCATACCCGCAAGTATCCGCCCAAGGCCGACATCATCCGCCCCGGCGACCCGGCCGATGTGCTCAGCTACATCCTGGAGGGCTCGGTGGCGGTGATGATGGAGGACGAGGACGGCCGCGAGCTGATCCTCACCTACCTGAACAAGGGCGACTTTGTCGGCGAGATGGGGGTGTTCATCCACAGCTCCAACCGCAGCGCCATGATCCGCACCCGCACCGCCTGCCTGATTGCCGAGATCTCCTACACCAAGCTGGAACACCTGCTGGCCACGGACCTCAAGGACTACGCCATCGACATCATCCACGCCATGGGTCGGCAGTTGGCCACCCGTCTGATAGAGACCAGCCGCAAGGTCAGCCACCTGGCCTTCTACGATGTCACCGGCCGCATCGCCCGCACCCTGCTGGACCTGTGCAAGCAACCGGACGCCATGACCCACCCCGAGGGCATGCAGATCAGGATCACCCGTCAGGACCTGGGGCGCATCGTCGGCTGTTCGCGGGAGATGGTTGGCCGCATCCTGAAAAAGCTCGAATCCGAGGGCCTGATCAGCGTCAAGGGCAAGACCATAGTCGTATTTGGCACCCGCTGAGTCGGCCCGGCACATCAACAACCCCAAGCAAGCACCCAGGACACAGCCACATGAACTACCCCGCCTTTTTTGATCAAGTAAAGACCATTGACCTGCACGACCCCCTGGCGCAAATCCTCGGCGTCAGCGCGGACGGGCTGATGCGCTACAGCTATCTGGACGCGGTCAAGCTGGCCGGCCACTCCTGTCCCACGGTGGCCGGGGCCTATCTGATGACCCTCAAGGGGCTGGAATGCCTCTATCCTGAAGGCCCGGCCGAGCGCGGCGGTCTGCGCGTGGAACTGAGCGCGGCCCAGTCCGAAGGGGTCGCTGGGGTGATAGGTGCCGTCGCCGGGCTGTTGACCGGCGCTGCGGGAGAGGGTGGCTTCAAGGGCCTGGGCGGGCGCTTCTCACGCCGCGATCTGCTGCGTTTTGCCAGCAGTCAGGCCGCCGAGCTGCGCCTGCGGCGTCTGGATAGCGGCGCTGCGGTGGACCTGGCCTATCA
This is a stretch of genomic DNA from gamma proteobacterium SS-5. It encodes these proteins:
- the rpsI gene encoding 30S ribosomal protein S9, whose amino-acid sequence is MAEVINCTGRRKTSTARVYLSPGKGAITINNRSLEEFFGRETARMVVRQPLEKVEMLDKVDLKISVTGGGITGQAGAIRHGIARALSLFNEDLRPPMRQSGYLTRDARMVERKKVGLHKARKRPQYSKR
- the rplM gene encoding 50S ribosomal protein L13, which translates into the protein MTTVSTKPADVRRDWYLIDASGKTLGRLASEVARRLRGKHKPEYTPHVDTGDYIIIVNAEKIAVTGNKLQDKMYHRHTGYIGNLKSINLEGLLAKAPERVIQQAVKGMMPRNPLGRAMLDKLKVYAGGEHKHQAQQPKPLEI
- a CDS encoding NAD(P)H-dependent oxidoreductase subunit E; amino-acid sequence: MFYRYHLFFCTNDRQDGSACCARHNARDARNYLKQRCKEAGIHQEGGVRINSAGCMGRCDQGPVIAVYPEGIWYSYVDQEDLDEILQSHLLKGQPVQRLRIPAG
- a CDS encoding (Fe-S)-binding protein; its protein translation is MDRQRLLQQADRCVKCGLCLAVCPTYALLQNEADSPRGRIALIQGLLEGQLAHGERLEQHLRGCLHCRNCQSACPSGVEYNLIIDSGLGLMPPPSPFRLDQLSRWSQRPWLQGLLRLLNPLPLRGLARGLSWGSWRRSLQLLPQVQRPVPARDRPGAGPALFLGCIGQINDSPAQRAFIQVCAALDIPLRIPAGQACCGALHRHQGLVQRTQPMQAANAQAFAGAERLISLSSGCAAELQQQFGQRVEDPSAFLQRQSWPAGRLRPLNAKVALHSPCSLRNVLDTAESVRQLLGRIPQLRLEALANGHGCCGGAGLQLLKQDGLGERLAQPLLDQLEQMRPDILVTSSSGCALQLRQAQAQRGLNLEVIHPVELIARQLL
- the coq7 gene encoding 2-polyprenyl-3-methyl-6-methoxy-1,4-benzoquinone monooxygenase, which produces MPLSHLTPADRLVVSFDNALRTLFGKPRGSGRASPAAGLEEAELNPAQRRHVGRLMRINHSGEVCAQALYQGQAATARRSRLRQGMAQAALEENDHLAWCERRLQELDQRKSLLNPLWFAGSFALGAAAGLAGDRWSLGFVAETEKQVSAHLDDHLRQLPPQDRKDRAIIQQMREDEMQHASHALEAGGTKLPLPIRLGMKAASRLMTRTSYHV
- a CDS encoding OsmC family protein translates to MKARVKWVEGALMLGESGSGHALVMDGPEEFGGRNLGVRPMELLLLGMGGCSEFDVVHILRKGRHEVSLCEVELSAERAETDPKVFTQINMHFRVGGPGLTEKAVERAVRLSAEKFCSASIMIGQVAQVSHSFELVETAQND
- the crp gene encoding cAMP-activated global transcriptional regulator CRP translates to MTTYSTAKSQPEYLSRLLTFCHTRKYPPKADIIRPGDPADVLSYILEGSVAVMMEDEDGRELILTYLNKGDFVGEMGVFIHSSNRSAMIRTRTACLIAEISYTKLEHLLATDLKDYAIDIIHAMGRQLATRLIETSRKVSHLAFYDVTGRIARTLLDLCKQPDAMTHPEGMQIRITRQDLGRIVGCSREMVGRILKKLESEGLISVKGKTIVVFGTR